A window of Candidatus Aminicenantes bacterium contains these coding sequences:
- a CDS encoding tetratricopeptide repeat protein, whose product MGAETREKLASLGYITSAVNPPLSGKAVDPKDKIGIIEKLRSVKELAEKGRWPEAGIMAREILRVEPQIGQARIASANSYRAAGNFPQAIEELRAGLLYHGDDDQLLALLGETLSVLGRYREALAAFEGCLAINPRNPANYNNLGLAYLNLGEVAKAEKAYQHALEQDDHYALTHANLGLLYMIELHDYRRAEESLLTAVALNPRLFLAHDTLGGYYTRTGEFNKAAQHWLRCLEIEPTNYNTCFNLFMLFAKKLHDRPKALAFYERIRRDFYAKLPEAERSNIEAIRKNLD is encoded by the coding sequence TTGGGAGCTGAAACGCGGGAGAAGCTGGCCTCGCTGGGCTATATCACCTCCGCAGTCAACCCGCCGCTATCTGGAAAAGCCGTGGATCCCAAAGACAAGATCGGCATCATTGAAAAATTGCGGTCTGTCAAGGAATTGGCCGAAAAAGGGCGCTGGCCTGAAGCGGGGATCATGGCCCGTGAGATTTTACGCGTCGAACCCCAGATCGGCCAGGCCAGGATCGCCTCGGCCAATTCGTACCGGGCAGCCGGTAATTTCCCGCAGGCCATAGAAGAATTGCGCGCGGGGCTCTTGTATCATGGCGACGACGACCAGCTTCTGGCCTTGCTGGGAGAGACCCTGTCCGTGTTGGGCCGGTACCGGGAAGCATTGGCAGCCTTCGAAGGTTGCCTGGCCATCAACCCGCGAAACCCTGCCAATTACAACAACCTCGGCCTGGCCTATTTGAATCTCGGTGAGGTGGCCAAGGCTGAGAAGGCTTACCAGCACGCACTGGAGCAGGACGACCACTATGCACTGACCCATGCTAACCTGGGTCTCCTCTATATGATCGAATTGCACGACTACCGCCGGGCCGAGGAATCGCTGTTGACCGCCGTGGCCTTAAATCCAAGACTGTTTTTGGCTCACGATACATTAGGCGGGTATTACACGAGAACCGGAGAATTCAACAAAGCCGCCCAGCACTGGCTGCGCTGCCTGGAAATCGAACCGACAAACTACAATACCTGTTTCAATCTGTTCATGCTATTTGCAAAAAAGTTGCATGACCGCCCCAAGGCCCTGGCTTTTTACGAACGCATCCGGCGCGACTTTTATGCAAAACTGCCGGAAGCGGAACGGAGCAACATCGAAGCGATTCGCAAAAATCTTGATTGA